In a genomic window of Erigeron canadensis isolate Cc75 chromosome 5, C_canadensis_v1, whole genome shotgun sequence:
- the LOC122601330 gene encoding uncharacterized protein LOC122601330 yields the protein MSSYVDNGSSTRPPMFDKDDFSGWKGRMSLLLESMDNNMPDILTDGPYIPKQTLVVDAVVRDGQPTIPATIKTIVKDRADWGDEDRRLANLDVKARNFIVQVVPKDIYHSIKMYFTTKKMWGTLTVMFEGCPTSMESTITTLTRRYERFFSLRNESSTDTHTRFNSLVNNLAAVGITKKNEVLKRKFLDSLPPKWNNYISSVKLSSVYHDLDLPGLFGLLHNQECSEVKKLIAMGDSYSLPPTALVASMTEHPSSISNEIIPCVNRSVPVISNTNSVCSESECDESDGEEIANEVAMLADRIRRSFGKFKGKGKSGQADKTKKSYDMSKVTCYKCGKTGHMAGDCRSKESLQAMSSKGGRSVKYSKLKTKYKDLKAQVVELSKKIEKDEKNLIAKDWAESATSSEDEVYTDEKCLMAKEKFVEDLIKLQEQAESAHKASTSQTTPPEVTIFSDLYDNEKLSRLNRLGDDVLLQKHFNQELKKEISILKQQISSKNFTIEKLESEVKAQKQLNSILVKEAKTSEEKFLKIKHITESWYTNSKRAAKCVNVQVPHQVQAIFDGEYDRAIAIREVCAMEPCYQPPSPPKIQSKGKNSKPIRVIKLKPEETLDMSKLTITQSVSSPKSKTKNNVSKRNKRKIRDQSVPKGKSKLLKNEKSGSKGNVSPTKSVSSSNHLEFDYDKMISKYVESRKGKISDDKKLLVKVSDPNVVDQSKLRSECKKSGNGKGFAQKETLNVAKKNFKSGKGQIKQQWVSKCDKNVSSVSQSESDPMGYHDAHTWHLDSGCSKHMTGCKSLLCNFRTSAGPSVIFGDESQGRTEGFGILSNGPLIFRWVSYVNGLKHNLISVSQLCDAGYEVRFRADKGIVLDLEGNVVLIAERDDSLYSFDMRSATRLSHMNFKDINKLCKKELVSGLPVIKYEKDKTCGPCEKGKQHKASFKSKTCSTIDSCLDLLHMDLFGPISTPSFIGMSEKGISQVYSAARTPQQNGIAERRNRTLIEASISMMAQNNVKPHFWAEAIHIACFTQNRSLIVKRHQKTAYELLRGRKLEIGCSKPVDAHPEDENINLEELVFPENEPPSNPPIEDKNAQTPGEQIIEEEELPFFDCEQADPTPTQENIQNSLNDSQADSDPVLVKADLHVPQVDQAGPSNLNQPIVQETNPAQHVTKWTRSHPINQIIGDPLSGVKTKRKATGNFCMFVNFVSKMERTEIDETLADPSWVNAMQDELTQFERNKVWKLLPIPHHKTVIGTKWVYRNKMDERGVVTRNKARLVVLGYRQ from the exons ATGTCATCTTATGTTGATAATGGTTCTTCTACCAGACCACCCATGTTTGACAAAGATGATTTTAGTGGGTGGAAAGGTCGTATGTCTTTATTGCTTGAATCCATGGATAACAATATGCCTGATATCCTGACAGATGGTCCTTACATTCCTAAACAAACTCTTGTTGTAGATGCAGTGGTCAGAGATGGTCAACCAACCATCCCTGCCACAATAAAAACCATTGTTAAGGATAGGGCAGATTGGGGGGATGAGGATAGGAGATTGGCTAACTTGGATGTGAAGGCACGTAACTTCATTGTTCAAGTTGTACCCAAAGATATTTACCATTCTATTAAAATGTATTTTACAACTAAGAAAATGTGGGGTACTTTGACTGTCATGTTTGAAGGATGCCCTACCTCTATGGAATCTACCATTACCACTTTAACCAGGAGGTATGAGAGATTTTTCTCTTTGAGAAATGAATCCTCAACTGACACTCATACCCGTTTTAATTCTTTGGTTAATAATCTAGCTGCTGTTGGTATTACtaagaaaaatgaagttttgaaaagaaaatttttagaTTCATTACCACCAAAGTGGAACAATTATATTTCTTCTGTGAAACTAAGTTCTGTGTATCATGATCTTGATCTCCCTGGACTTTTTGGTTTGCTCCATAACCAAGAGTGTTCAGAGGTTAAAAAGTTGATTGCTATGGGTGATTCTTATAGTCTGCCTCCTACTGCACTTGTTGCTTCCATGACTGAACACCCTAGCTCAATATCTAATGAGATCATTCCCTGTGTCAATAGATCTGTACCTGTGATTTCTAACACTAACTCTGTTTGTTCTGAATCTGAATGTGATGAATCTGATGGTGAGGAGATAGCCAATGAAGTGGCTATGTTGGCTGATAGGATAAGGAGATCTTTTGGTAAGttcaaaggaaaaggaaaaagtgGACAAGCTGATAAGACTAAGAAGTCTTATGATATGTCCAAAGTCACTTGCTACAAGTGTGGTAAGACTGGACATATGGCTGGTGATTGTAGATCCAAAGAGTCTTTACAAGCTATGTCATCCAAAGGTGGAAGAAGTGTAAAATATTCAAAACTCAAGACTAAATACAAAGATCTCAAAGCACAAGTTGTTGAGTTGAGTAAGAAGATTGAGAAAGATGAGAAGAATCTGATAGCCAAAGATTGGGCTGAAAGTGCTACCTCTTCAGAGGATGAGGTATACACTGATGAGAAATGTCTCATGGCTAAAGAGAAGTTTGTAGAAGATCTCATCAAACTGCAAGAGCAAGCTGAGTCAGCTCACAAAGCATCTACTAGTCAGACCACTCCACCTGAGGTAACTATCTTTTCCGATCTGTATGATAATGAAAAGCTGTCAAGGTTGAATAGACTTGGTGATGATGTCCTGttacaaaaacattttaatcaagaacttaaaaaggaaatttcAATATTAAAACAACAGATAAGCTCAAAGAATTTCACCATTGAAAAGTTAGAGTCTGAAGTTAAAGcacaaaaacaattgaactcaaTTTTGGTCAAAGAAGCTAAAActtcagaagaaaagtttttgaaaataaaacacataactGAGTCATGGTATACAAATTCTAAAAGAGCTGCAAAATGTGTCAATGTACAAGttcctcatcaagttcaagccATTTTTGATGGTGAATATGATAGAGCTATTGCTATCAGAGAAGTCTGTGCCATGGAACCTTGTTATCAGCCGCCTTCACCACCCAAGATACAATCCAAGGGAAAGAATTCTAAACCAATCAG GGTAATTAAACTAAAACCCGAGGAAACTCTTGATATGTCAAAGTTAACAATTACTCAATCTGTGTCAAGTCCAAAGTCTAAGACAAAAAATAATGtttcaaaaagaaacaaaaggaaAATTAGAGATCAGAGCGTTCCAAAAGGGAAAAGTAAGCTGTTGAAAAATGAGAAGTCTGGTTCTAAGGGAAATGTTTCACCAACAAAATCTGTGTCTAGTTCAAACCACCTTGAGTTTGACTATGACAAAATGATTTCCAAATATGTTGAGTCCAGAAAAGGTAAGATTTCTGATGACAAAAAGTTACTTGTAAAAGTGTCTGATCCCAATGTTGTTGATCAAAGTAAATTAAGGTCTGAATGTAAGAAATCTGGAAATGGCAAAGGTTTTGCACAAAAGGAAACTCTGAATGTTGctaaaaagaatttcaaatctgGGAAGGGTCAGATTAAGCAACAATGGGTCtcaaaatgtgataagaatgtCAGTTCAGTCTCCCAATCTGAGTCAGACCCTATG GGCTATCATGATGCACATACCTGGCACTTGGACAGTGGGTGTTCTAagcatatgaccggatgtaagtcccTGCTATGTAACTTTAGGACAAGCGCTGGTCCTAGTGTTATATTTGGAGATGAGTCCCAAGGAAGAACTGAAGGATTTGGAATTTTGTCAAATGGTCCCCTTATTTTCAGATGGGTTTcttatgtaaatggtttgaagcACAATCTGATTAGTGTGAGTCAATTGTGTGATGCTGGCTATGAAGTAAGATTCCGAGCTGATAAGGGTATTGTTTTGGATTTGGAAGGAAATGTGGTGTTAATTGCAGAGAGAGATGATTCCTTATATTCTTTTGACATGAGAAGTGCCACT AGGCTGTCTCATATGAACTTCAAAGACATTAACAAGCTGTGCAAGAAGGAGTTGGTGTCTGGTCTGCCAGTGATCAAGTATGAGAAGGACAAGACGTGTGGTCCTTGTGAGAAAGGAAAACAACACAAAGCTTCCTTTAAGTCAAAAACATGCTCAACCATTGACAGTTGTTTGGATTTGCTGCACATGGATCTGTTTGGACCAATAAGTACTCCCTCCTTTATTGGAATGAG TGAGAAAGGTATTTCACAAGTGTACTCAGCTGCAAGAACTCCTCAACAGAATGGTATTGCagaaagaagaaatagaaccCTTATTGAAGCTTCCATATCCATGATGgcacaaaacaatgtcaaacctcatttttgggctgaagccATTCACATAGCCTGCTTCACTCAAAACAGATCTCTCATTGTGAAAAGACACCAGAAGACTGCATATGAACTTCTTAGGGGGAGAAAACTAGAAATTG GTTGCTCTAAGCCAGTTGATGCACATCCTGAAGATGAAAACATTAACTTAGAAGAACTGGTTTTTCCTGAGAATGAGCCTCCCTCTAATCCACCTATTGAAGACAAGAATGCTCAAACTCCGGGCGAGCAAattattgaagaagaagagctTCCTTTCTTTGATTGTGAGCAAGCTGATCCTACTCCTACTCaagaaaatattcaaaattcattaaatgactcccaagctgactcagaTCCTGTTCTGGTAAAAGCTGATCTACATGTTCCTCAAGTTGATCAGGCTGGTCCTTCTAATCTGAATCAGCCCATTGTCCAAGAA